In the genome of Quercus robur chromosome 3, dhQueRobu3.1, whole genome shotgun sequence, one region contains:
- the LOC126718032 gene encoding DNA replication licensing factor MCM2, whose translation MAGGEDGGNSGENPAPVSTPESPTSAGFNTDQIPRTSENFTDDDDIDIDIDDEAAVDPEIIRDEPEEVEEEDDGEDLFHDTFLDDYRRMDEQDQYESVGLDDSLEDERDLDQIMQDRRAADLELDAREVRVTGRKLPELLHDQDTDDDNYRPSKRSRADFRPPPVPRSYDDNDGMQSSPGRSQRGHSREDVPMTDQTDDDQYEDEDDDEGEFEMYRVQGTLREWVTRDEVRRFIAKKFKDFLLTYVNPKNEHGDFEYVRLINEMVSANKCSLEIDYKQFIYIHPNIAIWLADAPQSVLEVMEDVAKNVVFDLHPNYKNIHQKIYVRITNLPVYDQIRNIRQIHLNTMIRIGGVVTRRSGVFPQLQQVKYDCNKCGAVLGPFFQNSYSEVKVGSCPECQSKGPFTVNIEQTVYRNYQKLTLQESPGIVPAGRLPRYKEVILLNDLIDCARPGEEIEVTGIYTNNFDLSLNTKNGFPVFATVVEANYVTKKQDLFSAYKLTQEDKEEIEKLAKDPRIGERIVKSIAPSIYGHEDIKTAIALAMFGGQEKNVEGKHRLRGDINVLLLGDPGTAKSQFLKYVEKTGQRAVYTTGKGASAVGLTAAVHKDPVTREWTLEGGALVLADKGICLIDEFDKMNDQDRVSIHEAMEQQSISISKAGIVTSLQARCSVIAAANPIGGRYDSSKTFSQNVELTDPIVSRFDILCVVKDIVDPVTDEMLAKFVVDSHFKSQPKGANMDDRSVSESHEDNQATARPVDTEILPQDLLKKYLTYAKLNVFPRLHDADLDKLTHVYAELRRESSHGQGVPIAVRHIESMIRMSEAHARMHLRQHVTQEDVDMAIRVLLDSFISTQKFGVQKALQKSFRKYMTFKKDYNELLLYLLRELVKNALHFEEIVSGSTSRLTQIDVKVEDLQSKAQEHEIYDLKPFFTSPHFSRADFVLDEQRGVIRHRLARI comes from the exons atGGCTGGAGGAGAAGACGGAGGGAACTCCGGAGAGAATCCGGCGCCTGTTTCAACGCCGGAATCACCGACCTCCGCCGGATTCAACACCGATCAGATCCCTCGCACTTCCGAGAACTTCACAGACGATGACGACATCGACATCGACATTGACGACGAGGCCGCCGTGGATCCCGAAATCATCCGAGATGAGCCGGAAGAGGTCGAGGAAGAGGACGACGGAGAGGACCTTTTCCACGACACTTTCTTGGA TGATTATCGGAGAATGGATGAGCAGGACCAGTACGAGTCGGTGGGACTGGATGACTCGCTTGAGGACGAGAGAGATTTGGATCAGATCATGCAGGACCGTAGGGCTGCCGACTTGGAGCTCGACGCTCGCGAGGTTCGCGTCACTGGACGCAAGCTTCCTGAGCTTCTCCATGACCaag ACACAGATGATGACAACTACAGGCCTTCAAAGAGGTCTAGAGCTGATTTCAGGCCTCCTCCTGTGCCAAGAAGCTATGATGACAATGATGGAATGCAAAGTTCACCTGGAAGATCACAGCGGGGACACTCAAGAGAGGATGTGCCCATGACTGATCAGACTGATGATGATCAATATGAG gatgaagatgatgatgaaggCGAGTTTGAGATGTATCGTGTCCAGGGAACACTAAGAGAGTGGGTTACTAGGGATGAAGTGCGTCGCTTTATagcaaagaagttcaaggatTTTCTACTCACATATGTCAATCCAAAGAATGAGCATGGTGACTTCGAATATGTTAGGCTAATAAATGAGATGGTGTCAG CTAATAAGTGTAGCTTGGAGATTGATTACAAACAGTTTATTTATATCCATCCCAATATTGCCATCTGGCTGGCTGATGCCCCCCAATCCGTCTTAGAAGTCATGGAAGATGTTGCCAAGAATGTCGTCTTTGATTTACATCCAAACTACAAAAATATCCATCAAAAGATCTATGTCCGCATTACCAACTTACCTGTTTACGATCAGATTCGTAATATTAG GCAAATCCATTTGAATACCATGATTCGTATTGGGGGAGTTGTGACTCGACGCTCTGGGGTTTTCCCCCAGTTGCAACAGGTAAAGTATGATTGCAACAAATGTGGGGCAGTTTTGGGGCCATTCTTTCAGAATTCATATTCAGAAGTGAAGGTTGGTTCCTGCCCAGAATGCCAATCAAAAGGACCATTTACTGTCAATATTGAGCAG ACAGTATACAGGAATTACCAAAAGCTTACACTCCAAGAAAGCCCTGGAATTGTGCCTGCAGGTCGGCTTCCTAGATACAAGGAAGTGATACTATTGAACGATTTGATTGATTGTGCTCGCCCTGGGGAAGAGATT GAGGTCACAGGTATTTATACAAATAATTTTGACTTATCCTTGAATACAAAGAATGGGTTTCCTGTATTTGCCACTGTGGTCGAAGCAAACTACGTCACAAAGAAGCAGGACCTCTTTTCTGCTTACAAACTTACCCAGGAAGACaaagaagagatagaaaagtTGGCTAAAGACCCCAGAATAGGAGAAAGG ATTGTCAAGTCCATTGCCCCGTCTATCTATGGCCATGAAGATATAAAAACAGCAATTGCCCTGGCCATGTTTGGAGGGCAAGAGAAAAATGTCGAGGGGAAACACAGATTGCGAGGGGACATAAATGTGCTTCTCCTAGGTGATCCAGGCACAGCAAAGTCTCAATTTCTAAA GTATGTTGAAAAGACTGGGCAGAGGGCTGTATATACTACTGGTAAAGGAGCTTCTGCTGTGGGTCTCACAGCAGCAGTGCACAAGGACCCGGTCACAAGGGAGTGGACCCTTGAAGGAGGGGCCCTTGTTCTTGCTGATAAAGGAATTTGCCTTATTGATGAGTTTGACAAGATGAATGATCAGGACAG GGTGAGTATTCATGAGGCAATGGAGCAGCAGAGTATTAGCATATCAAAGGCTGGAATTGTCACTTCTCTTCAGGCACGATGCTCTGTGATTGCGGCAGCAAATCCTATTGGGGGAAG ATATGATTCCTCAAAAACATTTTCACAGAATGTTGAGTTGACAGATCCCATTGTTTCTCGATTTGATATCCTCTGTGTTGTAAAG GATATCGTTGATCCTGTGACAGATGAGATGCTTGCAAAGTTTGTAGTTGATAGCCATTTTAAGTCGCAACCTAAGGGTGCTAACATGGATGATAGGTCTGTAAGTGAATCCCATGAAGATAATCAAGCAACTGCCAGGCCAGTTGATACTGAG ATACTTCCTCAAGATCTGCTAAAGAAGTACTTAACTTATGCCAAGTTGAATGTATTCCCAAGGTTGCATGATGCTGATTTGGATAAGCTAACACATGTTTATGCTGAACTGCGAAGAGAATCTTCG CATGGACAAGGAGTGCCCATAGCAGTGAGGCACATAGAATCCATGATACGAATGTCTGAAGCACATGCCAGAATGCACCTCAGACAGCATGTCACACAGGAAGATGTAGACATGGCCATTCGTGTCCTGCTTGATTCATTCATTTCAACCCAAAAGTTTGGGGTACAGAAAGCACTGCAAAAG AGTTTCAGAAAGTACATGACTTTCAAGAAGGATTACAATGAACTGCTATTATATCTTCTTCGTGAGCTTGTCAAGAATGCACTGCACTTCGAAGAAATTGTTAGTGGGTCTACTTCAAGGCTTACCCAGATTGATGTGAAAGTAGAGGATTTGCAGAGCAAG GCACAGGAACATGAAATCTATGATCTGAAACCCTTCTTTACCAGCCCCCACTTTTCTAGAGCTGATTTTGTGTTGGATGAACAGAGGGGAGTGATTAGGCATCGCCTTGCaagaatatga
- the LOC126718033 gene encoding uncharacterized protein LOC126718033 yields MKNKASVIIKQIMAALSSIAKAKSIAIKNKTSAFKARLIMFSLLKQKKVIMDSLSHKIHRLLGQNDKENNDEIGEQSMAIVLYNAMRNKSQASSSHTQLIEKAEADDDDDDDDKYPDLRHSLFDEEDLEFEDQGGSIIDLVRNAREEGENFNLEDEIDHVADLFILRFHKQMRMQKLDSFKRYQEMLERSL; encoded by the coding sequence atgaagaacaaggCTTCTGTTATCATCAAACAGATTATGGCTGCGTTGAGTTCTATAGCTAAAGCCAAGTCAATAGCTATCAAGAACAAAACAAGCGCATTCAAAGCTCGCCTTATAATGTTCTCCTTGTTGAAGCAAAAGAAGGTTATAATGGATTCACTCTCCCACAAGATCCATAGACTTCTTGGACAGAATGACAAAGAAAACAACGACGAGATAGGTGAGCAAAGCATGGCCATAGTTCTCTACAACGCCATGAGAAACAAGTCGCAAGCGAGCTCGAGTCACACCCAGCTGATCGAGAAGGCCGaggctgatgatgatgatgacgatgatgataaGTACCCAGATCTCAGGCACTCGTTGTTTGATGAAGAGGATCTCGAGTTTGAGGATCAGGGTGGGTCCATTATTGATCTGGTAAGGAATGCCAGGGAGGAAGGTGAGAATTTTAATCTGGAAGATGAGATCGATCATGTTGCGGACTTGTTCATTTTGAGGTTCCATAAACAGATGCGCATGCAAAAGCTGGACTCGTTCAAAAGGTACCAAGAGATGCTTGAGAGAAGTCTTTGA